A single region of the Wenzhouxiangella sp. XN24 genome encodes:
- a CDS encoding CsbD family protein: MNWDRIKGNWKQIKGKARQQWGDLTDDDLDTIEGKREELVGKIQERYGKTRDQAEREVDEWSREVD, from the coding sequence ATGAACTGGGATCGTATCAAGGGAAACTGGAAGCAGATCAAGGGCAAGGCTCGTCAACAATGGGGCGATCTCACGGATGACGATCTGGATACCATCGAGGGGAAACGGGAGGAACTCGTGGGCAAGATCCAGGAGCGCTACGGCAAGACCAGGGACCAGGCCGAGCGCGAAGTCGACGAGTGGAGCCGGGAAGTCGACTGA
- a CDS encoding FkbM family methyltransferase, protein MTLRSMIGLARSMWTYRRPGRLHGLLALYRPFVPDGGLVFDIGAHLGDRTRAFRRLGARVVALEPQPALMRWLERFHGGDAGVVLVDRAAGAEPGRARLAISEMHPAVASLSTRWRAEVSDSHAGFAAVRWPHSIEVTVTTLDELVDRHGLPDFCKIDVEGHESEVLEGLSQPLPALSVEFVAGALHRARACIDRLSALGDYRYNAVAGEQREYLWSEWAEPETVRSWLAAGADGLRSGDLYAVHRPRGS, encoded by the coding sequence ATGACACTGCGCAGCATGATCGGCCTGGCGCGGTCGATGTGGACCTACCGCCGGCCCGGACGGCTGCACGGACTGCTGGCGCTGTATCGCCCGTTCGTACCGGACGGCGGCCTGGTGTTCGACATCGGAGCCCACCTTGGCGATCGCACGCGAGCCTTTCGCCGCCTGGGCGCCCGGGTCGTCGCACTCGAGCCCCAGCCAGCATTGATGCGCTGGCTCGAGCGCTTTCACGGCGGCGACGCCGGCGTCGTCCTGGTCGATCGCGCAGCCGGCGCCGAACCGGGGCGGGCCCGGCTGGCCATCAGCGAAATGCACCCGGCGGTCGCCTCGCTTTCGACTCGCTGGCGCGCCGAAGTCAGCGATAGCCACGCCGGGTTCGCCGCAGTTCGCTGGCCGCACTCGATCGAGGTGACCGTGACGACCCTCGACGAACTGGTCGATCGCCACGGCCTGCCGGATTTCTGCAAGATCGATGTCGAGGGCCACGAAAGCGAGGTGCTCGAGGGCCTGTCGCAGCCTTTGCCGGCGCTTTCGGTCGAGTTCGTCGCAGGCGCCCTGCACCGCGCGCGGGCCTGCATCGACCGCCTGTCGGCCCTGGGGGACTACCGATACAATGCAGTGGCCGGCGAGCAGCGGGAATACCTTTGGTCCGAGTGGGCGGAACCGGAAACGGTTCGCAGCTGGCTGGCCGCCGGCGCCGACGGGCTGAGATCGGGTGATCTCTATGCCGTTCACCGCCCGAGGGGAAGCTGA
- a CDS encoding creatininase family protein, with translation MRYDWGDLTSTDLAALAARKPVAALVLGAIEQHGPHLPLATDLIIGEGLLSLAGERLEEDFPLLVLPSLSLGASAEHAGFAGTLVLSPEQMKHQVVAIGDGLARSGFERLVLVNAHGGNIGWMNDAALELRRRLGLLAVKASYMQFEPPAELLSAAELRDGLHGGLAETAMMLHIAPELVRMERARDFRPNYPHGSPLAPQGEAAWAWLAEDLHAAGVVGDAASADAALGERLLSHYANRLARIIEASRDLVWPPPA, from the coding sequence ATGCGATATGACTGGGGCGATCTCACCAGCACCGATCTTGCCGCATTGGCCGCGAGAAAACCGGTCGCGGCGCTCGTGCTCGGCGCGATCGAGCAGCATGGGCCGCACCTGCCGCTGGCAACCGACCTCATCATCGGCGAGGGCCTGCTGAGCCTTGCCGGCGAACGACTGGAAGAGGATTTTCCGCTGCTGGTATTGCCCTCGCTCTCGCTCGGCGCAAGCGCTGAGCACGCCGGCTTTGCCGGCACCCTGGTTCTCTCCCCGGAACAGATGAAGCACCAGGTCGTGGCCATCGGCGACGGGCTCGCCCGCTCCGGCTTCGAGCGCCTCGTGCTCGTCAATGCGCACGGCGGGAATATCGGCTGGATGAATGACGCCGCGCTCGAATTGCGCCGCCGCCTGGGCCTGCTGGCAGTCAAGGCCAGCTACATGCAGTTCGAGCCGCCCGCCGAACTGCTATCCGCCGCCGAGCTGCGCGACGGCCTGCATGGCGGACTGGCCGAAACGGCCATGATGCTGCACATCGCACCCGAGCTGGTGCGCATGGAGCGTGCGCGGGACTTCCGGCCGAATTACCCGCACGGAAGTCCGCTGGCGCCCCAGGGCGAAGCGGCCTGGGCCTGGCTGGCCGAAGACCTGCACGCCGCCGGCGTGGTCGGCGACGCCGCCTCGGCCGACGCGGCACTGGGCGAACGCCTGCTCAGCCATTACGCCAACCGGCTGGCGCGAATCATCGAGGCCAGCCGGGACCTGGTGTGGCCCCCACCTGCATGA
- a CDS encoding GTP cyclohydrolase II — MYQVERAIFDLRRGLAVVIHDDREPSDAGVLVYPVESIADAELRETLELVGGAPALTVTRHRMEAMGFSTQAEAACLPLRRADGLRAEALYLAAVASDGIGARLFGDPRPAGTSERAALALMRRALLVPAAITAGIDASRRTALDSLVADGRILRVSARAAERCFESGTGMLRRVSEADIPLVESVRSRFILFREPDGLREHVAVAIGDAENWPDEVPVRLHSACLTGDLFGSLRCDCGEQLQNGVRTILKLGGGLLLYLAQEGRGIGLANKLRAYDLQDAGLDTVDADQVLGFGEDERRYRAAVDILAALSIKRVKLLTNNPNKIHALAEGGIEVSARGSVYGRVTRQNRCYLEAKARRSGHLLRDVLDEQ, encoded by the coding sequence ATGTACCAGGTAGAACGCGCTATTTTCGATCTTCGCCGGGGACTGGCGGTCGTCATACACGACGACCGGGAACCCTCTGATGCCGGCGTGCTGGTCTATCCGGTCGAATCCATCGCGGATGCGGAATTGCGGGAGACCCTCGAACTGGTCGGAGGCGCGCCGGCCCTGACCGTCACCCGCCACCGCATGGAAGCGATGGGTTTTTCAACCCAGGCCGAGGCGGCTTGCCTGCCGTTGCGGCGGGCCGACGGCCTGCGCGCCGAAGCGCTCTACCTCGCCGCGGTGGCCAGCGACGGGATCGGGGCCCGCTTGTTCGGCGACCCGCGACCGGCCGGCACCAGCGAACGCGCTGCGCTGGCGCTGATGCGGCGTGCCTTGCTGGTGCCCGCGGCGATCACCGCGGGCATCGACGCCAGCAGGCGTACCGCGCTTGATTCCTTGGTCGCCGACGGCAGGATCTTGCGCGTGTCGGCGCGCGCGGCCGAGCGCTGCTTCGAATCCGGCACTGGTATGCTCCGCCGTGTCAGCGAGGCTGACATCCCGCTCGTCGAGTCGGTCCGCTCCCGCTTCATCCTGTTTCGCGAACCCGACGGCCTGCGCGAGCATGTCGCGGTGGCGATCGGTGATGCCGAAAACTGGCCGGATGAAGTGCCCGTGCGCCTGCACTCGGCCTGCCTGACCGGCGACCTGTTCGGGAGCCTGCGCTGCGATTGCGGCGAGCAGCTGCAGAACGGGGTGCGAACCATACTCAAGCTCGGCGGCGGTTTGCTGCTGTACCTGGCGCAGGAAGGGCGCGGCATCGGCCTGGCCAACAAGCTGCGAGCCTACGATTTGCAGGACGCCGGGCTGGACACCGTCGATGCCGACCAGGTTCTCGGCTTCGGCGAGGACGAGCGGCGCTATCGCGCGGCGGTTGATATCCTCGCCGCGCTTTCCATAAAACGCGTCAAGCTGCTGACCAACAATCCCAACAAGATCCACGCGCTTGCCGAGGGCGGAATCGAGGTGAGCGCGCGGGGCAGCGTTTACGGCCGGGTCACGCGGCAGAACCGGTGCTACCTCGAAGCCAAGGCCCGCCGCTCGGGCCACCTGTTGAGGGACGTGCTGGACGAACAGTGA
- a CDS encoding RibD family protein — MTTDTESIWRALLDARSLDWIDRSSWCRSTPAGRVTLFGSGTWQADFTLDEEARTLLDSLAPLATAARLVVGQLGQSLDGRIATESGHSHYINGPVALKHLHRLRALVDAVVIGANTACADCPQLTVRRVTGPNPVRVVIDPRARVPARGPLFDADGDPPPVLHVIGPEASPEPAPGHVERLRLATGERGFSPAAVLAALKERGLHRILVEGGAETISRFIHAEALDRLHLLIAPLIIGSGRNGLDLPVIERLDEARRPRMRSFSLDGELLVDVDLRLSQG; from the coding sequence ATGACCACGGACACTGAATCAATCTGGCGAGCTTTGCTCGACGCGCGCAGCCTGGATTGGATCGATCGCAGCAGCTGGTGCCGATCCACCCCGGCCGGCAGAGTCACGTTGTTCGGCTCGGGTACCTGGCAGGCCGACTTCACGCTCGATGAAGAGGCCCGCACGTTGCTTGACTCACTGGCTCCGTTGGCAACCGCGGCCCGGCTGGTCGTGGGCCAGCTCGGCCAGAGTCTCGACGGACGCATCGCCACCGAAAGCGGGCACTCCCACTACATCAACGGCCCGGTCGCTCTCAAGCACCTCCACCGCCTGCGCGCACTCGTCGACGCGGTAGTGATCGGCGCCAACACCGCCTGCGCCGATTGTCCGCAGCTGACCGTTCGCCGCGTGACCGGGCCCAACCCGGTACGGGTCGTCATCGACCCGCGTGCGCGCGTGCCGGCCCGGGGCCCGCTGTTCGATGCTGACGGGGACCCGCCCCCTGTTCTCCATGTCATTGGTCCAGAGGCGTCGCCCGAGCCGGCGCCCGGGCATGTCGAGCGCCTCAGGCTGGCTACAGGCGAACGCGGTTTTTCGCCCGCTGCCGTGCTTGCCGCGCTAAAGGAGCGCGGCCTGCATCGGATCCTGGTCGAAGGCGGGGCCGAGACGATCTCGCGCTTCATCCACGCCGAGGCGCTCGACCGGCTGCACCTGCTTATCGCGCCGCTGATCATCGGCTCGGGCCGCAACGGGCTGGACCTGCCCGTGATCGAACGGCTCGATGAGGCACGCCGGCCCCGCATGCGAAGCTTTTCGCTCGACGGCGAACTGCTGGTCGACGTGGATCTGCGCTTGTCCCAGGGCTGA
- a CDS encoding class I SAM-dependent methyltransferase — translation MAHEAARFAGDWLALREPADHAARVARFADQLAEWLRDRDRLRVIDLGAGTGSNLRWLAPRLDVEQDWLLIDHDDALLAMARQAPVVADAGGRAVRISTRCMDLGGLPRELFDNAGLVTAAAIFDLVSKDWIEALAGRIAGCGAAALFALTVDGRRGFVDERGRRLEDERDARLEALFNRHQQRRKGMGEALGPEAADVLPALLEKAGLRTWMARADWRLDAGQAHTPALGAALLQDWMQAAVAQSPHDAAWIEAWYRARRADLERGRVGLVVGHVDILALPQAK, via the coding sequence ATGGCGCACGAGGCGGCTCGTTTTGCCGGGGATTGGCTCGCGCTGCGCGAACCGGCCGATCATGCCGCGCGAGTGGCGCGCTTCGCCGACCAGCTTGCCGAGTGGCTCCGGGACAGGGACAGGCTGCGGGTGATCGACCTGGGCGCGGGCACCGGCAGCAACCTGCGCTGGCTCGCACCGCGGCTTGACGTCGAGCAGGACTGGTTGCTGATCGACCATGACGACGCGCTGCTGGCGATGGCACGGCAGGCTCCGGTTGTCGCAGACGCCGGTGGACGGGCCGTGCGGATCAGCACCCGCTGCATGGACCTGGGCGGATTGCCGCGCGAGTTGTTCGACAATGCCGGCCTGGTCACCGCCGCGGCGATTTTCGACCTGGTCTCGAAGGACTGGATCGAAGCGTTGGCCGGGCGGATCGCTGGTTGCGGGGCGGCCGCGCTGTTCGCCCTGACCGTGGATGGCCGGCGCGGGTTCGTCGACGAACGCGGCCGGCGTCTGGAAGACGAACGTGATGCGCGCCTGGAGGCACTGTTCAACCGGCACCAGCAACGGCGCAAGGGCATGGGCGAAGCCCTCGGGCCGGAGGCCGCCGACGTGTTGCCGGCACTGCTTGAAAAGGCGGGCCTGAGGACCTGGATGGCCAGGGCCGATTGGCGGCTCGACGCCGGCCAGGCGCATACGCCCGCGCTCGGCGCGGCGCTGCTGCAGGACTGGATGCAGGCTGCCGTCGCGCAATCGCCGCATGATGCAGCGTGGATCGAGGCCTGGTACCGAGCCCGCCGCGCCGACCTGGAGCGTGGACGTGTCGGCCTGGTCGTCGGGCACGTCGATATCCTGGCCCTGCCGCAAGCGAAGTGA
- a CDS encoding glycosyltransferase family 4 protein, with translation MSRHLYMIIPGEPGQRTGGYLYDAHMARELRELGWTVDVIGLEGRFPDTDDRAATAMHHALGRLPDGARLVIDGLALGGLPDEVAAHAGRLDINALVHHPLADETGLDAAVRERLLLRETRALAACRRVIVTSPFTARRLRELGFEQRTPRVVEPGVNGAELAAAVAARLQGREPEGPERLLCVASLTPRKGQDLLVRALAQLADRDWHCTLLGSSARDPAFAERVAGLVREAGLADRIDCIGECDQATLDAEYRRAGVCLLPSHYEGYGMVVSEALARGLPMITTTGGALAQTAPEDCCLRVEPGNIGALAQALARWLDDAALRRRLTRSAAERRATLRSWPEAGRAFAAALEGGAG, from the coding sequence GTGAGCCGGCACCTGTACATGATCATTCCCGGCGAGCCGGGACAGCGCACCGGCGGGTACCTGTATGACGCGCACATGGCGCGCGAGCTTCGAGAGCTGGGCTGGACGGTCGACGTGATCGGGCTCGAGGGGCGCTTCCCCGACACCGACGATCGCGCTGCCACGGCGATGCATCACGCGCTGGGGAGATTGCCCGACGGTGCGCGCTTGGTCATCGACGGGCTCGCACTGGGCGGGCTGCCTGATGAAGTCGCTGCGCATGCCGGGCGCCTGGACATCAACGCGTTGGTGCATCATCCCCTGGCCGACGAAACCGGCCTCGATGCGGCGGTACGCGAACGATTGCTCTTGCGCGAAACGCGCGCGCTTGCCGCCTGCCGCAGGGTCATCGTCACCAGCCCTTTCACGGCCCGCCGGCTGCGGGAGCTGGGTTTCGAGCAAAGAACGCCGCGCGTCGTCGAGCCGGGCGTGAACGGCGCAGAACTGGCCGCAGCGGTCGCGGCGCGCCTGCAAGGCCGCGAGCCGGAGGGGCCGGAGCGATTGCTCTGCGTCGCCAGCCTGACGCCGCGGAAGGGCCAGGACCTGCTTGTCCGGGCCCTGGCGCAACTGGCTGACCGTGACTGGCACTGCACCCTGCTCGGTTCGAGCGCGCGTGACCCTGCCTTTGCCGAACGTGTCGCTGGCCTGGTTCGGGAAGCCGGCCTGGCGGACCGGATCGATTGCATCGGCGAGTGCGACCAGGCCACGCTCGATGCCGAGTATCGCCGCGCCGGCGTGTGCCTGCTGCCGTCGCATTACGAGGGCTACGGCATGGTGGTCAGCGAAGCGCTGGCGCGGGGGCTGCCGATGATCACGACCACCGGTGGGGCCCTGGCGCAGACCGCGCCGGAAGACTGTTGCCTCCGGGTCGAACCCGGCAACATCGGCGCGCTGGCCCAAGCCCTGGCCCGGTGGCTGGATGATGCCGCCCTGCGCCGACGCCTGACGCGCAGTGCCGCCGAGCGGCGCGCAACCTTGCGCAGCTGGCCGGAGGCGGGGCGCGCCTTCGCCGCCGCGCTGGAGGGCGGCGCAGGCTGA
- a CDS encoding 6-carboxytetrahydropterin synthase, whose amino-acid sequence MYTLTVRDHFMIAHSFSGEIFGPAQRLHGATYVVDASFMRPELDDDGLVVDIGLAGKVLGEILAEFNYRNLDDLDEFSGRNTTTEFMARAIFDRLVRAISDGRLGPAAGGLTRLKVKLKESHQASASFEGAV is encoded by the coding sequence ATGTACACATTGACCGTTCGCGATCACTTCATGATCGCCCACAGTTTCTCCGGCGAGATATTCGGGCCGGCACAGCGCCTGCACGGGGCCACCTACGTCGTTGATGCGAGTTTCATGCGTCCCGAACTCGACGACGACGGACTGGTGGTCGATATCGGCCTGGCCGGAAAGGTGCTCGGCGAGATCCTGGCCGAATTCAACTACCGCAATCTCGATGATCTCGACGAGTTCTCGGGGCGGAACACGACCACCGAGTTCATGGCCCGGGCGATCTTCGACCGCCTGGTCCGCGCCATTTCGGACGGGCGACTCGGCCCCGCGGCCGGCGGGCTGACGCGCCTGAAGGTCAAGCTCAAGGAATCGCACCAGGCCTCGGCCAGCTTCGAAGGAGCGGTGTGA
- a CDS encoding zinc-binding alcohol dehydrogenase: MSGTARAFWIVAPGSGEIRGESLPDVAGDQVLVRTLFSGISRGTEALVFNGQVPPSEYERMRAPFQQGEFPGPVKYGYSAVGVVEDGPEALQGRQVFSLHPHQDRFIVPAASVVGLPEGVPAGRAVLAANMETAVNAAWDAGIGPGDRVAVIGAGVIGALTAWLAGRIPGTQVTLVDVRSDRARLASRLGVDFALPQDAEGACDVVVHASASEAGLATALALAGNQARVVEMSWYGTNRPAVPLGEAFHSRRLSLIASQVGQLPPARQPRWTHRRRLELALRLLTDPALDHLVSGTSRFATLAEDMPEVLAAANDVLCHRVEYGSP; this comes from the coding sequence ATGAGCGGAACTGCCCGAGCTTTCTGGATCGTCGCTCCCGGCAGCGGCGAGATTCGTGGCGAGTCGTTGCCGGATGTGGCCGGCGACCAGGTGCTCGTGCGCACGCTTTTCTCCGGCATCAGCCGCGGCACCGAGGCGCTGGTGTTCAATGGACAAGTGCCGCCATCGGAATACGAGCGCATGCGCGCGCCCTTCCAGCAGGGCGAGTTCCCCGGCCCGGTCAAGTATGGCTACAGCGCGGTGGGTGTCGTCGAGGACGGGCCGGAAGCGTTGCAGGGACGCCAGGTTTTCAGCCTGCATCCGCACCAGGATCGGTTCATCGTGCCCGCCGCATCGGTCGTCGGGCTGCCCGAAGGCGTACCGGCCGGGCGCGCCGTGCTGGCGGCCAACATGGAAACCGCGGTCAACGCTGCCTGGGACGCCGGAATCGGTCCCGGTGATCGTGTGGCGGTCATCGGCGCCGGCGTCATCGGCGCGCTGACTGCGTGGCTGGCCGGGCGCATTCCCGGCACGCAGGTGACGCTGGTCGATGTGCGGTCCGATCGCGCGCGGCTCGCCTCGCGACTGGGGGTGGATTTCGCCCTGCCGCAGGACGCTGAAGGAGCTTGCGACGTGGTCGTGCACGCGAGCGCCAGCGAGGCCGGGCTGGCCACCGCGCTGGCCCTGGCCGGGAACCAGGCGCGCGTGGTCGAGATGAGTTGGTACGGCACAAATCGTCCGGCGGTTCCGCTGGGTGAAGCCTTCCACTCGCGCCGGCTGTCGCTGATCGCCAGCCAGGTCGGACAGCTTCCGCCCGCTCGGCAGCCGCGCTGGACGCACCGGCGACGACTGGAACTGGCGCTGCGCTTATTGACCGATCCGGCTCTCGATCACCTGGTCTCGGGCACGAGCCGGTTCGCGACCCTGGCCGAAGACATGCCCGAAGTGCTGGCGGCAGCGAATGACGTGTTGTGCCATCGTGTCGAGTACGGCAGCCCATAG
- a CDS encoding CDP-alcohol phosphatidyltransferase family protein, whose amino-acid sequence MTSRLIKAELAVGALATGGLAMLVSASPGPSWQPPAAAVFVYGIVASILVMALAGKHGLGWANRVTLLRAAITCALAGALVQPSLFDERAGLIVSLALVSLVLDGVDGWLARRNGESSAFGARFDMETDGALILVLCAGLWLSGLAPAWVLAIGLMRPAFLAGALIWPWLSKPLPDSFRRKLVCVVQVAVLLIALVPFVTALMRVALLAVALLALSISFATDIAWLLRTRQASKHTERTIP is encoded by the coding sequence ATGACAAGCCGCTTGATCAAGGCGGAACTGGCTGTGGGTGCGCTGGCCACGGGCGGGCTCGCGATGTTGGTTTCGGCCTCGCCAGGCCCGAGCTGGCAACCCCCGGCCGCGGCCGTTTTCGTTTACGGCATCGTTGCTTCGATCCTGGTCATGGCACTGGCAGGCAAGCACGGCCTCGGCTGGGCCAACCGGGTCACCCTGCTGCGCGCCGCGATCACCTGCGCCCTCGCCGGCGCTCTCGTTCAACCCAGCCTGTTCGATGAGCGAGCGGGATTGATAGTCAGCCTGGCGCTGGTCTCGCTGGTGCTGGACGGCGTCGATGGCTGGCTGGCACGGCGCAACGGCGAGTCCAGCGCATTCGGGGCGCGTTTCGACATGGAGACCGACGGCGCGCTCATCCTCGTGTTGTGTGCCGGCCTATGGCTTTCCGGCCTCGCCCCGGCCTGGGTACTGGCCATCGGCCTGATGCGCCCGGCCTTTCTCGCCGGCGCCCTGATCTGGCCCTGGCTGTCGAAACCCCTTCCCGACAGCTTCCGCCGCAAACTGGTCTGCGTGGTCCAGGTTGCCGTATTGCTGATCGCTCTTGTGCCATTCGTGACGGCATTAATGCGCGTGGCCCTGCTGGCCGTCGCGCTGCTCGCCCTGTCAATTTCCTTCGCCACAGACATAGCCTGGCTGCTCAGGACTCGCCAGGCCTCGAAACATACGGAGCGGACCATTCCATGA
- a CDS encoding YceI family protein: MNTTPAIRGLLAALIVGVSNASFAEPANFEIDKEHFSIAFLVEHVGYANTIGQFLEAEGRFVYDESANQLSAGEVIIAADSVFTNHRRRDKHLRSDDFLDADRHEAIRFEATQWRPAGKRKGTLAGDLTLLGQTRAVELGVTINKSAKYPFGHGRHTLGISARTTIKRSEWGMTYGVEDGLVGDEVELILEFEAIRQ, from the coding sequence ATGAATACGACACCTGCCATTCGCGGCCTGCTGGCCGCGCTTATCGTCGGCGTCTCGAACGCATCGTTCGCCGAGCCGGCAAACTTCGAAATCGACAAGGAGCACTTCTCCATTGCCTTCTTGGTCGAGCACGTGGGTTACGCCAATACGATCGGCCAGTTCCTCGAGGCCGAGGGCCGCTTCGTCTACGACGAATCAGCCAATCAACTGAGCGCAGGCGAGGTGATCATCGCGGCCGACAGCGTGTTCACGAATCACCGGCGCCGGGACAAGCACCTGAGAAGCGACGACTTCCTCGACGCCGACCGTCACGAGGCGATCCGCTTCGAGGCAACCCAATGGCGTCCCGCAGGCAAGCGAAAAGGCACGCTCGCAGGAGATCTCACCCTGCTCGGCCAAACGCGTGCAGTAGAACTGGGCGTAACCATCAACAAGTCCGCCAAATACCCCTTTGGCCACGGACGGCACACGCTCGGCATCTCGGCCCGCACGACCATCAAGCGCAGCGAGTGGGGCATGACCTACGGCGTCGAAGACGGCCTGGTCGGCGACGAAGTCGAACTGATTCTCGAGTTCGAGGCGATTCGGCAGTAA
- a CDS encoding mechanosensitive ion channel domain-containing protein: MSRGLASFQIAIAKPVRIGDTVKYQDYWGYVESIYYSFLVLRVWDGRRLVVPVQYFITYPFENWSMVDARITRTFTLRLDHCARPGELRDVFEKIVAEDDDAVDGGMTLTLVTEHNEDYQEISFVATGSNPADTWLMEMRLREAMGDWIRDHHPEWWQSDRLLMARSGAGDTC; encoded by the coding sequence TTGTCTCGCGGCCTCGCGAGCTTTCAGATCGCCATTGCCAAACCGGTGCGCATCGGTGACACGGTGAAGTACCAGGACTACTGGGGTTACGTCGAATCGATCTACTACAGCTTCCTTGTCCTGCGCGTATGGGACGGCCGACGCCTGGTAGTTCCCGTTCAGTACTTCATCACCTACCCGTTCGAAAACTGGTCGATGGTCGACGCCAGGATCACGCGCACGTTCACCCTGCGGCTCGACCATTGCGCACGGCCGGGCGAGCTGAGAGACGTGTTCGAGAAAATCGTGGCCGAGGATGACGATGCCGTCGATGGCGGGATGACACTGACGCTGGTGACGGAGCATAACGAGGACTACCAGGAGATCTCTTTCGTCGCCACTGGCAGCAATCCGGCCGATACCTGGCTGATGGAGATGCGCCTGCGAGAAGCCATGGGCGACTGGATACGAGACCACCACCCGGAATGGTGGCAGTCCGACCGGCTACTGATGGCGCGCAGTGGAGCAGGGGACACCTGTTAA
- a CDS encoding universal stress protein: protein MRIVAAVDRSDFADLVVGMVRRLAAAESTEVLLLNIAPREADVLGRQLSRKEVLDPVPEALRDRRELLDRLAGELQASGIRCSTLLLRGVPAKAIVQEASRWSADLIVVGSQGRGMLYRRVLGSVSEEVLAARRFPVLVVPRQVDA, encoded by the coding sequence ATGAGAATCGTCGCTGCCGTTGATCGTTCCGACTTCGCCGACCTCGTCGTGGGGATGGTGCGCCGCCTCGCGGCCGCCGAATCGACCGAAGTGCTGCTCCTCAACATTGCGCCGCGCGAGGCCGACGTACTCGGCCGGCAGTTGTCCCGCAAAGAGGTACTGGATCCAGTGCCCGAGGCCCTGCGAGACCGACGCGAATTACTCGATCGGCTGGCCGGGGAGCTTCAAGCCAGCGGTATTCGTTGCTCCACGCTGCTGCTCAGGGGCGTGCCGGCGAAAGCAATCGTCCAGGAGGCGAGCCGCTGGTCAGCCGACCTGATCGTCGTCGGCTCGCAGGGACGCGGGATGCTCTATCGTCGCGTCCTGGGCAGCGTCAGCGAGGAGGTGCTGGCCGCACGCCGCTTCCCGGTGCTGGTGGTGCCGCGCCAGGTCGATGCCTGA